The genomic stretch TCCGGACCCGCTAAATAGCCCGGCCCCTTTCAGGAACCGACCATGTCCGAACCGGCGCAAGCCCCCGAGCGGCCGCCCCCGACCCCGACGCGCAAGGACTATTTCGCGGTCCTCGCGATGGCGGTCCTCTTCCTCCTGAGCATCGGCCTCGCGATGGCCGTCGCCCCGACGTACGACGCGCAAGGCCTGTACGCATTCCCCGAGGAGGAGCGCGAGTCCGTCGCGAACCCGCTCATCTACCTCGGCATCGTCGTCGCGTTCACGCTCGTCATCCTGCTCATCGCGAAACTGAAGCTCAAGCGCCTCATCCAGTACATCATCCTCGGCGCCGTGTTCATGACGATCTTCATCACGACCTTCCCGCTCTTCGTGGAGATCGCGCCCGGGGTGAATCCCGACGGGCTCACGGCGCTGAGCATCGCGCTTGCGGCCGTCCTTGTCGCGCTGCTCTACTTCTATCCCGAGTGGTACGTCATCGACACCGTCGGCGTCGTCGTCGCCGGCGGTTCCGCGGCGATCTTCGGCATCTCCTTCGGCCTTCTTCCGAGCCTCGTGCTGCTCACAGGCTTCGCCATCTACGACGCGATCGCCGTGTACCGGACGAAGCACATGCTCGACCTCGCCGACTCGGTGCTCGAGCTGCGCCTCCCCATCATGTTCGTCGTGCCCAAGGAGCGCGGATATTCGTTCCTGAAGGAGGAGAAGCGCATCCAGGACCGCGTGGAGGATCCCGAAGGCCGGGACGCGATGTTCATGGGGCTCGGCGACGCGGTCATCCCGGCCGTTCTCGTCGTCTCCGCGCTCACCTTCCTCGGGACCTACACGGCGAGCTCGTCGAGCGTGCTCGGCCTCGCGCCGCCTCTCGCCGTCGCGCTCGCGACGCTCCTCGGGTCGCTCGTCGGCTACTTCGCGCTCATGCGCTTCGTGCTCCGCGGCAACCCGCAGGCGGGCCTTCCGCTCCTGAACGGGGGGGCCCTCGTCGGGTTCT from Candidatus Thermoplasmatota archaeon encodes the following:
- a CDS encoding presenilin family intramembrane aspartyl protease PSH, coding for MSEPAQAPERPPPTPTRKDYFAVLAMAVLFLLSIGLAMAVAPTYDAQGLYAFPEEERESVANPLIYLGIVVAFTLVILLIAKLKLKRLIQYIILGAVFMTIFITTFPLFVEIAPGVNPDGLTALSIALAAVLVALLYFYPEWYVIDTVGVVVAGGSAAIFGISFGLLPSLVLLTGFAIYDAIAVYRTKHMLDLADSVLELRLPIMFVVPKERGYSFLKEEKRIQDRVEDPEGRDAMFMGLGDAVIPAVLVVSALTFLGTYTASSSSVLGLAPPLAVALATLLGSLVGYFALMRFVLRGNPQAGLPLLNGGALVGFFASLLPLYGLAPLLAPLGLGG